Proteins encoded in a region of the Neodiprion lecontei isolate iyNeoLeco1 chromosome 5, iyNeoLeco1.1, whole genome shotgun sequence genome:
- the LOC107218924 gene encoding uncharacterized protein LOC107218924 — protein MPETQGSSGDRASELVELHQSRGLMKRRLTHFEKMLVEETGTDVKQDEGLHMEDRYYQIIAKVSNILPNLQRDTSSTTTVSDPQASISVPSSSNVPVRLPQIQLSNFDGNHEDWAPFYDMFTALIHENKDLTLVQKFQYLRSALKGRAFKTIESLETTGQNHEDALTMLNKKYDRKRQPSSASSSNTVADQLIATAKILVLDNSERLISCRAVLDTASSINLITETLANELNLPKGTCSVPIGAVDGMSTISHYVIQATIQSRITGYKKTLDFFIVPQISSLTPPEHVDCSSIVIPKNIRMADPDFDKPAPLQILLSAGPSMATLSIGTIRLSSTQDPDLYLQKTLLGWVIVGNISSHTIIDQQTSSATCNTLKLQEDMSRFWELEEGPTTKYLSAEEQACDDHFTKHVSRNPSRRYVVALPFNEKKNQLGLSKDLALRRLQTLERRFAKDAYFKQQYTEVIEEYINVGHMTRVQSNDEEGFYLPHHAVIKETSQTTKVRVVFDGSAKSTTGISLNECLMTGPTIQDDLLTLILRFRLHNYVLTGDIEKMYRQCLVRPEDREYLRILWKENDGLIATFEHNTVTFGFTSAPFLAIRTIAQLVEDEGQDFPAASQALKNALYVDDLLTGAPTIEETINLRNEVVALLKRGGFNLRQCASNDIRLVNPVIVHAKLIMQELWRMKLDWDESIPTWLHTKWTEFAGQLNLLNQLSFHRNLLHKNAKDIQVHGFCDASEKAYGACIHLRSDNGNTQVSLFCAKSRVAPIKTVQTIPRLELCAAQLIVDLYENIKSTLLVLISKTIFWSDSSITLNWLNTSPHVLKTFVANRVASIQSRAKSVEWRHVRTKDNPADALSRGQLPTEFTKNSLWMHGPAWLTEEKTQWPSITLNVAQEIPELRNATCLITAGGDSMLERYSTFTELQRVTAYCLRFKNRRTGPLIVEELRTATLRIIAWIQRICFASELHDRQRGRPINSKSCLTPLDPGIDEDGVIRVGGRSNHSSLSYNQKHPIILPKNHKITELIIRKEHISGLHAGTQATLYNLRKNYWIIDGRRQISNVIQHCVTCAKLNPRPINYKMGQLPNVRVSEARPFIHSGVDYCGPFFIKEKRVRNQNKVKAYIAVFTCLATKAVHIELVSDLTTDTFIAALRRFTARRGRCNSIYSDNGTNFVGAKNEIQEIQTLIRSSEHNEKVQKYLSKKEITWHFNPPYSPHFGGIWEAIVKSFKRHFLRVVGTETLTFEQLTTLATEIEAILNSHLLTPLSSDINDLLPLTPAHFLIGNTMTSSPQQNFSDIPPNRLSIWQNIRRMRQSFWDRWHKEYLSELNAHYRWTTWCHAIKKGSFILIRDDNLPPMQWRMDRVTTIHPGADGVIRVVSIRTAKGVVDRAVKKLVLLPIDPEAENLS, from the exons ATGCCAGAAACGCAAGGCTCTAGTGGAGATCGAGCAAGTGAACTCGTAGAATTGCATCAATCGCGAGGTCTAATGAAACGTCGACTTACGCACTTTGAAAAAATGCTCGTCGAAGAAACAGGAACAG ATGTAAAACAAGATGAAGGTTTACACATGGAAGATAGATATTATCAAATCATCGCGAAGGTTAGCAATATATTGCCGAACTTGCAACGCGACACCTCGTCTACCACGACGGTATCAGATCCTCAAGCAAGCATCTCAGTACCCAGTTCTTCAAATGTTCCGGTGAGGTTACCACAAATCCAGCTAAGTAACTTCGACGGAAATCATGAAGACTGGGCGCCCTTTTACGACATGTTTACCGCGCTCATTCACGAGAACAAAGATCTAACTCtagttcaaaaatttcaatatttacgaTCTGCACTTAAAGGAAGAGCTTTCAAAACCATAGAATCATTAGAAACAACCGGACAAAATCACGAGGATGCCCTAACAAtgctgaataaaaaatatgatcgGAAACGGCAG CCCAGCTCTGCATCATCATCTAACACAGTCGCCGATCAATTGATTGCAACTGCGAAAATTCTTGTGTTAGATAACTCTGAACGACTCATATCGTGTAGAGCCGTTCTCGACACAGCTTCGTCGATTAATCTCATCACTGAAACCTTAGCAAACGAACTCAACTTGCCGAAAGGGACATGCTCCGTTCCCATCGGCGCTGTAGATGGTATGTCAACCATTTCTCACTACGTAATCCAAGCCACAATCCAATCTCGGATTACCGGATACAAGAAGACACTCGACTTCTTTATTGTTCCCCAAATTAGCTCACTCACACCTCCAGAACATGTGGATTGCTCCTCTATAGTGATCCCAAAAAACATTCGGATGGCTGATCCTGATTTTGACAAACCAGCTCCACTACAGATCTTGTTGAGCGCAGGTCCCTCTATGGCCACGCTCTCAATCGGGACAATCCGTCTCTCATCAACTCAGGACCCAGATCTTTATCTACAAAAAACCTTACTTGGTTGGGTCATCGTGGGTAATATCTCTTCCCATACAATAATCGATCAGCAAACAAGCAGCGCTACCTGCAACACGTTGAAACTACAGGAGGATATGAGCAGGTTCTGGGAGCTGGAAGAAGGCCCCACCACCAAATATCTCTCAGCAGAAGAACAAGCGTGTGACGATCATTTCACAAAACATGTATCTCGCAATCCTAGCCGACGTTACGTCGTAGCCCTACCGTtcaacgaaaagaaaaaccagCTCGGATTATCCAAAGATCTCGCTCTTCGACGTCTCCAAACTCTCGAACGACGCTTCGCTAAGGACGCTTATTTCAAACAGCAATATACCGAGGTCATTGAAGAGTATATAAATGTCGGACACATGACAAGGGTACAATCTAACGACGAAGAAGGATTTTATCTCCCACATCACGCTGTCATCAAGGAAACCAGTCAAACCACGAAGGTACGAGTAGTGTTTGATGGTTCCGCTAAATCAACCACAGGGATATCGCTGAACGAATGTCTCATGACTGGACCAACTATTCAAGACGATCTTCTTACCTTAATCCTACGTTTTCGACTTCACAATTACGTCTTAACAGGAGACATCGAGAAAATGTATAGGCAATGTCTTGTTCGACCGGAGGATAGGGAATATCTACGAATTCTCTGGAAGGAAAACGACGGTTTAATCGCTACGTTCGAGCATAACACTGTGACGTTCGGATTCACGTCAGCCCCATTTCTCGCAATAAGAACCATAGCTCAACTAGTTGAAGACGAAGGTCAGGACTTTCCAGCAGCATCCCAGGCCTTAAAAAATGCTCTGTATGTCGATGATCTGCTAACAGGTGCACCAACAATCGAAGAAACTATTAACTTGAGGAACGAAGTTGTCGCTCTACTGAAACGAGGAGGCTTCAACTTACGCCAATGCGCTTCGAACGACATAC GATTGGTAAATCCAGTCATTGTTCATGCTAAGCTGATAATGCAAGAACTTTGGCGAATGAAACTCGATTGGGACGAATCCATTCCTACATGGCTTCATACCAAATGGACCGAGTTCGCAGGGCAACTCAACCTGCTTAACCAATTGTCATTTCATCGAAACCTTCTTCATAAAAATGCGAAGGATATCCAAGTACATGGTTTTTGTGACGCTTCAGAAAAGGCTTATGGAGCCTGTATTCATCTCCGATCAGACAATGGTAACACCCAGGTATCCTTGTTCTGCGCCAAATCAAGAGTGGCCCCCATAAAAACGGTACAAACTATACCGAGACTCGAATTATGCGCAGCGCAATTAATCGTCGACTTGTACGAGAATATCAAATCAACTCTCTTGGTACTGATCAGTAAAACAATATTCTGGTCAGACTCGTCAATTACGTTAAACTGGTTAAATACATCTCCACATGTATTAAAAACCTTCGTGGCAAATCGAGTTGCAAGCATCCAATCACGAGCGAAGTCGGTAGAATGGAGACACGTCCGAACAAAGGACAATCCCGCCGATGCTTTATCTCGCGGACAATTACCGACCGAATTTACGAAAAACAGTCTTTGGATGCACGGTCCAGCCTGGCTGACAGAGGAAAAAACCCAATGGCCGTCGATTACACTGAACGTAGCACAGGAAATTCCAGAATTACGTAATGCAACCTGCCTTATCACCGCCGGAGGAGACTCGATGCTTGAACGATACAGTACGTTTACTGAACTACAAAGAGTCACCGCTTATTGTCTGCGATTTAAAAACCGAAGAACAGGTCCGCTCATAGTAGAAGAACTAAGAACAGCTACTCTACGGATTATCGCATGGATCCAAAGAATCTGCTTCGCATCTGAGCTACACGATCGGCAACGAGGTCGTCCAATTAATTCAAAGAGTTGTCTAACCCCTTTAGACCCTGGGATTGATGAAGACGGAGTCATAAGAGTCGGCGGTCGTTCAAATCATTCATCTCTCTCTTACAATCAGAAGCATCCcataattttaccaaaaaaccACAAGATCACAGAACTCATTATCCGGAAGGAACACATCTCGGGCCTCCATGCAGGTACTCAGGCTACCCTGTACAACCTCCGAAAAAACTACTGGATCATCGATGGACGACGACAAATAAGCAACGTAATCCAACACTGTGTGACCTGTGCCAAACTGAATCCTCGTCcaattaattacaaaatggGTCAACTGCCAAACGTCCGTGTATCAGAAGCTAGACCATTTATTCATTCAGGCGTAGATTATTGCGGTCCATTCTTCATCAAAGAAAAACGTGTACGAAATCAAAACAAGGTCAAGGCCTACATAGCTGTTTTCACGTGTTTAGCCACAAAGGCAGTTCACATAGAATTAGTGAGCGATCTTACCACCGATACCTTTATTGCCGCACTACGACGTTTTACCGCCAGACGCGGCCGCTGTAATTCTATATACTCAGACAATGGCACAAACTTTGTTGGGGCTAAAAACGAAATCCAGGAAATACAGACCCTAATACGTTCATCGGAGCATAACGAAAAGGTACAAAAATATCTATCAAAAAAGGAAATCACTTGGCACTTTAATCCTCCATATTCACCGCATTTTGGAGGAATCTGGGAAGCCATCGTCAAGTCGTTTAAACGGCATTTTTTGCGAGTAGTCGGCACTGAAACCCTCACTTTCGAACAACTGACTACTCTTGCAACCGAAATCGAAGCAATTCTTAATTCTCACCTATTGACTCCTCTATCCTCTGACATTAACGACCTTCTCCCTCTCACTCCTGCACATTTCCTGATTGGTAACACGATGACGAGTTCCCCCCAACAGAATTTCTCGGATATTCCACCCAACCGTCTCTCCATCTGGCAAAATATTCGAAGGATGAGACAGTCATTCTGGGATAGATGGCACAAGGAATATCTGTCGGAACTCAACGCCCATTACCGATGGACCACCTGGTGTCACGCCATCAAGAAAGGCTCCTTCATTCTCATCAGAGACGATAACCTTCCACCCATGCAGTGGCGCATGGACCGCGTAACAACAATCCATCCAGGAGCAGACGGCGTTATCCGCGTCGTCTCAATCAGAACAGCGAAAGGGGTCGTCGATCGGGCCGTAAAGAAATTGGTTCTATTACCAATTGATCCAGAAGCAGAGAACCTCTCTTAA